The DNA sequence ACTGGGCTGACTGGCATGGTAGTTATTCACCTCAGTCACAAAAACATCGATTTTCTCGATCAAATGCCCAAACTGATCAAAATAATTTTTATAATCTGAAAAGGATGGCTCATTCTGAATCACCCGCAACAAGCCCGATAAACTTGCTACTGGCCCACGCAAGCTGTGCGACATCTGATACACCACCTGATTAAGGTCCTCATTGACCTTATTAAGCTCCTCGGCCTGCTCCAATAATGATTTTTCCACCTTCCCTTTTTCCTCCAGCATATATTCCAGTTTATGATGCTCTTGCAAATCCTGACTGACTTTAATATAAACCAGCAAACCGGTATAAATCATGGCTAAAATCTGATTCACCCACACAACGGTCAGCTCACTTACCCCTAAAGGCAGCGCTACATTGGCCCGAAAATAAACGGTATAAGAACAATAAAGCAATGAGCCGATAGGAACGATCAGCTTAATGACAAAAGGAATAATCTCACTCTTGCGGTGATTTAAACTGATTTGCACCAATATGGGAAAGAAGAAATAGGAAATCCCTGTGGACTGAAATGACCACTGACACACTAAAAAAACATAAGTATTCGTGATCAGGAAGAAAAACTCGATGGCCAGGCCTTGTTCCCTGCTGAGGTAAAAAATATAAGGGAGCATCATCAGCCCCAAAAAAACCAAATGCAGAAACAGATTGGCATCGTGGCTTACAAATAAGCTCAAACCGATCTGAACTAATATTGCAAGTTGCGCAGCTATGATCCCTCCTCGCACAAGAGAGTGGTCAGCATCTTTCTCCTGAGGTTTTGCAACCTCATTAACAAAGAAGCTCATGAGTCGGTGACGTAGTCCAGCTTTCATTATTTTCTTACATTATTAAGTAAAAATAGTAATAAAAAATAGAACTACAATTATATCGAGTACCTCAAAGGCCTCCAAACTTCCATTTTAACAAAATGCAATCACAGAAAATTTACATTACGTGTAAACTACCTGTTTTAAAAAAATAAACTGATTGAACGGAAAGGCAATTTTTACGCTTAATCCTTTGGTTTCTAAGGATCAGCAGCAAAGTCAAATTTGCACATTTAGGCACGAAAAAATAGTTAAAAAAAAACCACTCAACAAAGTGAGTGGCTTAAATTTTATGGTTTTTTACCTGTTGTAAAGTACATCCTGATCACGACTTGATCACCTTCAATTTTCAAACCTTCCAGTTGATCATGAAATGGGCCAGGGGCTAACATCAGTTTATTCTTCTCTTCCATATCCCCGTTGAGCAATGCCTGAACATATCGTGTGATGGTCGCCTTATAATACTTCTTGTCAGTATTCGGTGATAATCGTACGATATTCTCGCCAGGGTTTTCAAGGGTTGGGTCAACGGCATCGTTCGGCAGTAAATTGGAATTCAATGTCCGAAAATCCTCATCCGCTCGGTAAACCAATATCGGGTTCGGCTCTTTCTTGAAGTCCGTCACATCAGTGTCATCATAAGGAATCAGCAATTCTGCTGAATTCACCATAATTCCACCCTGAATACTATCAGATTCCACTGCCTTTTGGTAGTCAGCAAGAATCGAGTCTGTTCTCAATGCTGCAAAAATACCTGCACCAGCTTTCAAATAAGCATCGCCGCCTAAATCTTTATTCACATCTACAAATGCGAGGGTATCTTTCATTGCTGCCAGTGGCGTTCCTGAATAGTCCTGAGCGATACCTGTAAAGTTCGCAAAGAACGAGGTGTCTGCACTATTAAAGAAGGAGAAAGAGAATACCGCATTGGAGGTATCGGTAGGGGTGTGATAAAAAACACGAATTCCTGAATTGTCCAGGTTGAAGCCCAACATACCGTTGGTGGTGTTTCGATCATCTGTAATGGCGAAACCAGGGAATTCAGTACTGAAATCTTTTTGGCTCAACTCATCCAAATCTTCCTGCTCTACCTGTGCCGAGTTGTACAATCTAATGCCGTAACCATCAGGCATACGCAAGTTGTAAAGGGAATCTACCGTATTGCTCGTGGCATCTTCGTTTTCTACCTGAATACTTCTGTTCAAAAGGCTCGATGAATTATAATCGACTTGGTCAAAGGTATAAAAGTTACGATTCTCACGATCTGTAGAATCTGGCGTGTTTTTCAGTTCGTGCAGGCTGATCGCCAAAGGACTCGTGAAAACATCACCATAACCATAAATCCCTGTCAGGCTTAAGGTCGCTGAATCATAAACAGCATCCGTAGGGATGATTTTTGATGATTTACGCATCATGGTATAAACACTCCCTTTCTGCGTTCCAAACTCAGGGTCCTTAATTGTGCCCACCAATGCACGGCCACTCTGATTAACAGATGTACGGACAGAATCATAACGGAACACCTGCACAGGAACATGAAGCTCCACATAATGCATGTCCGTAGGGTCGAAACCGGGGTCGAAACCAAATGTTGGATTCTGAGAATCTTTACATGAGGATAAAAAAAGGACTAACACTACCATTAGTCCTAATATGTTTTGGATGGATTTACTACCCAACAAGCTCATTATAAATGTCGTAATATTTATCTAAAAAGTTTTCTTCTTCGACAGTGTCAATTTGCTTATGTGTCATTCCTTCAAACAGACCTTTCAATGTATCATTGTATTCGTCCTGTTCGGCTTTCACGACAGCATCAGCATATTCAACGCCCATCTTGATGAATCCTTCGAAGTCTGTTGACATTGCTTGCAACATCTCATCTTCAATATCAATCATCTTAATTTTCTCGAATATATCCTGAGAAAACTTCTGAGGCAAGTGATTGTTGTAAATAGTGAACACCGATTTCGCATTTTTGAAAATCGGATCGTTTTTGTAAGAGGTTTTCAAATACATTGGAATCAAACCAGTCATCCAGTCGTTGCAATGTACAACATCTGGCTCCCAGCCTAATTTTTTCACGGTTTCGATCACTCCCTTACAAAAGAAGATCGCCCGTTCATCGTTATCGGCGTGCAGATTATTTTCCTTATCCACAAATACAGATTTGCGCTGGAAGTAATCCTCGTTGTCGATAAAGTACACTTGTAGTCGGGCGTTAGGGATAGAAGCAACCTTGATTACCAATGGTTTCTCCTCTTCTCCTACGGCAATATTAATACCTGATAAACGAACTACTTCGTGCAAACGATTTTTGCGTTCGTTGATCAACCCAAAACGAGGTACCATAATCCGAATCTCCATTCCGCGCTCTTGCATCTCCTGAGGAAGCTTGCGCACAAAATCAGCGACTTGCGAAGTTTGGAGAAATGGGTTAATTTCGGTAGCTACGTATAGAATTCGAAGTTTTGACATACTGTTATTGAGTAAGATTAATCAAACAAAGGGAACACAAAATTACGAAAATTTAAGCGATTCTCAATTTATTTAGGTTAAAATCATAGATTTAGGGTTTAAATTTGCAGGAATAAAGATTAATCATGCTAATTATAAATACTATTTCTGAGATCCGGGCCTATGTACGTGAGCAAAAACGTGACGGCAAGGCGATTGGCTTTGTGCCAACAATGGGGGCGCTTCACGAAGGCCACCTATCACTTATTAAAGAATCTACGGACCGTTCCCTGACGACCATCTGCAGTATTTTCGTCAATCCTACGCAATTCAACAATGCCGAGGATTTGGAAAAGTACCCGCGGACTTTCGAGGCCGATGTCGAGATGCTGGAACGTGCAGGCTGTGCGGCAGTGTTTGCTCCTACTGCTGAGATCATGTACCCCAAAGGAACACCCCTGGGCTTTGATTTTTCCCCCCTCGATCAAATCATGGAAGGGAAATTCCGCCCAGGCCACTTCAGCGGTGTCGGTTTGGTGGTTAATAAGCTGTTCAATATTGTTCAGCCAGATCAGGCTTTCTTCGGCGAAAAAGACTTTCAGCAACTGGCCATTATCCGCAAAATGGTATATGATCTTGATATGCCCGTTGAGATTGTCGGCTGCCCTATCCTTCGGGAGGCCAATGGCTTAGCCATGAGTTCCCGTAACAGACGCCTTTCTGAACATGCCAAAAACGAAATTGCACCGGCGATCAATCAGGCGCTGATGAGTACGGCACAATGCTTGCGACGTTTGGGTTCGTTGGAGAAAGGTCGAAAGGCTTTCGATAACGTGATGTCACAACACCCTGAAATGGAACTGGAATATCTGGAGATTGTCGATACAGCGACCCTTGAGACCGTTGAACGACTGAAACTGGGACAAAAAGTAACGGTATGTGTTGCTGCTTATCTTGAGGGGGTTCGCCTGATTGATAACCGCACCTTCAGCATCTAAGCGGCTAAAAGCCAAACAAATGCTGTTCCCTTGCTAAAATTGGCTTTTCAGCATCAGATTTTTCTATTTTATTAGGGATAGTTGGATAAAAATATAAAATTGCATTTTGAAATATATTGTACTTTCAACTGTTGAATAATGAAGGCACAATCAAAAATTATCCCATCCCAAAGGGGATGACAGATTTTGGAAAGATGAACATTGAAGTAGTAAAATCTAAAATCCATCGCGTAAAAGTTACGCAGGCAGAATTGCACTATGTAGGAAGTATCACTATTGATGCCGACCTATTGGATGGCGCAAACATTTTAGAGGGCGAAAAAGTCCAGATTGTAAACGTCAATAATGGCGAGCGCATCGAAACCTACACTATTGCCGGAGAAAGAGGCAGTGGTATGGTATGTTTGAATGGGCCTGCTGCCCGTCGTGTACAAGTAGGGGATATCATTATTATCATCTCTTACGGAAGCATGGATTTTGAAGAAGCGAAAAAAGGCTTTAAGCCGTCGATCGTCTTCCCTGATGGCGACAATAAAATCGCCTAAACAAAATAGCGAGACCTTTATGGGTCAAATTTAGTTAAGTTCAGCGCACCTCCATTTATGAGTTGCGCTGAACTTTTTTTACATGAATGCCCCTCCTATGAAGCATCTGACCACCGTCATCAAATACCTCATTTCCCTGAGTATTTCTCTTGGGCTGCTATATTATGTCTTTAAAGACATTGATTTTTCTGAGCTGAGCAGCCGCGCCACCGACCTCCGATACAGCTGGTTGTTACTCTCCATGGCACTGGCGATTGTCAGTCATATTGCCCGTGCCTACCGATGGAACCTGATGCTCAAGCCGCTTGGTCATAAAAATCTGAGTGTTTTCAGAACTTTTCTCGCCGTTATGGTGGGTTATTTTGGCAACCTGATTATCCCAAGGGCAGGGGAGGTGATTCGTTGCGGTATGCTGAAACGCTCAGATCAGGTACCAGTATCCACGGGTGTTGGCAGTGTTGTGGCAGAAAGACTTCTGGACCTGATCATGCTTTTGGCGAGCGTTGTTTTGGTCATTTTCCTGGAGTTCGATAAACTGTATGGCTTTATTATTGGCCTGTTTTCCAATAAATACGATCAGCATTCGGCCATTGTGCCTATTCTGCTTATTTTGACTGGAGGCTTCTTTACCATGGTTTTTCTCGGTATTTACCTGTGGAAAAAACAGCGAACATGGCTACGCAAAAATGCCCTTTTCCTTCGGGTGGAAGCATTCATCGAACAACTTAGTGCAGGACTGATGTCCATTCAGTCTCTTGAAAACAAGACCGGCTTTTTCCTCTCGACGATCGTCATCTGGGTGATGTATTTCACCATGTCATATGTCATTTTCTTTTCTACTCCTATCACCGAACACCTGACGCTCCGTATCGGGCTTGCGATGTTTGTGATGGGTGGCCTTGGAATGGCGGCGCCCGTACAAGGAGGCATTGGTGCCTACCACTGGATTGTCAGCCAAACCCTCGCCTTATATGGGATGAACCTGACCGATGGCGTGTTCTTTGCCACCGTAATGCATACCACCCAAACACTGATGATTCTGATTGTCGGTGGTTTGTCGTTAGCGGTTTCCCTGATCATGTTTCAGAAGAAAGGAGAAGCTTCTTCTGGGGAATCCATAATCAGTACCTCCTAAGGTTAAAGTAAAAGATGTAAAGGAGTATTTATTTTGTCCACAGATTACACAGATTTCCGCAGATATTTTTGTGAGATCTACTCATGACAGGTCGTGGCGTCCCGCTACGATCCCCAAAAAATTAAGCACCCGCGCTTATCAATACCGAAAAAATATCATTATGAATACCACAGCAAATAAAATCATTACCTGGGAACAGATCGAAGAAACCATGGACGCCTACCGTAAAGCCGGCGAGCGTATTGTGTTCTCTAACGGCTGTTTCGATATCCTTCATTTAGGCCACATCGACTACCTTGAAAAAGCCCGTGAAAAAGGGGATCGCCTGGTGATGGGACTGAATACAGATGCCTCCGTCAGTAAGCTGAAAGGCCCGGAACGCCCGATCAATAACGAGTATGCCCGCGCAAGAATGCTGGCTGCTTTGGCTTTTGTGGATAATGTGATCCTGTTTGGTGAAGAAACACCACAGCTATTGATTGAGACCGTCAAGCCGGATGTTCTGGTGAAAGGAAATGATTATACCATAGACAATATTGTGGGAGCGCCTTTCGTTTTGGAACGCGGCGGGAGTGTCGAAACGGTCGAGTTGGTGGAAGGATTCTCCACCACCAATATGATTGAAAAAATCAGAAAAGTAGGCCTCTAAAATCGCTTCAATTAAAAAATTAATCCGCACTCTCGCACGCAGAAGGCGGATTTTTTCCTGTCTTCGCCACCTTTTTTGGCTGATTTTCGCTACACCCTAAAAATCAATCGATTACAATAAAAACAGGTCAAAAGTGGGTGTCCCGTTTCTAAATTTTGCCTAATTTAAGGCATGTTTGTGCGTGAAAAACTCAATAAAAGTGGTACCATTAGTGTCCAAGTCATACTGAAATCCTCAAAAAAGTACAAAGTTGTTAAGACTTTTGGCTCATCGGCTGACCCAAACGAGATTTTAGCACTTAAAAATGAAGCAAATCAATGGATTCATGGTCAGACTGGTCAGGTTGCCATTAATTTCGATAATCAAAGAGCCGAAACTGAACAGGTCCTTGACAAAATAGATCAAGTCAAATCAGTTGGCATTGACCTTCTACTAAATTCTATTTATGACGAAATAGGCTTTAATCTTGTCGGTGATCTCTTATTTCGGAGATTAGTATTTTCTCGCATTGAATATCCTGTAAGCAAGCTAGTGCGATAACCCTTAAATACCACCCGATTTAAAACCCACCAAAACACCACTCAATTGGCTTTTTCCATCTTTCATTGTAATACTCAATATAGTTGGTGATTTTTCTTTCTAAATTAGGGACCGAGTTAAATTGCCCATTACGAATTACATGCTTCTGTAAACGGCCAAACCAATTCTCTATTTGGTTCAACCAAGAGCAATGTTTTGGAGTATATTGAAATCTGATTTTATGGTCTTTATCCTCTAAAAATTCCATCCTGGACTTCATCGTCTTTAATACTCCACACCGTCCTTTCTTACCTAAATCACTGTCATAATTTACTTTATCAGCAATTAGCTTGACTAATGACTCTGATTTATGTGTATTAAGCTGGTCTGCAATAAAAACGATTTTTTTGTTAGGGTATTTATCGATGATTGACTCTATAAATTTACAAAAATCCTCCTCATTCCGAGTCTGTCCAAGTTGATATTTGGTGACCTCGCCGTCCATTATATTCAGGCCTGCGATTAAACAGGTCGTTCCGTTCCGCTTGTATTCTGGGTCTACTCGCTTAACTTGACCGCTTTTTGCTGTGGTTATTTTTATGTTTTGTTTAGCTTGAATACCCGTCTTTTCATCCACAGAAATAGTCACAACATCGTCTGATTGCTCCAAATAAACACTGCAAACATCAGAAACACGGTCGTTATGCTCCTGTTGGTCACCTATTTTTGGATGTATCCAATATTCAGTTTTATGAGGACTTAATTCGTTTTTTTAAAAGTCGACCAACATGACTTGATGAGATTTCGATTCCCATTTTCTTCGCTTGCTCACTCAAAGACTCATGAGACCATTCAGTGATTGGAACATCATAATCTTGAGGATCTTGGCAGCTTAATGTTTGCACTTGAATTTTTTCTTCGGCAGTTAAACGAGGTTTCCTTCCGCTTCTTTTAGAATCAGTTAATTGTTCATAAATAAGTCGGATAAATTCAGTATCTCCTATTTTATTTTGGGTTTCATCTAACTCATTGATTGCGTCCCATTTATTAAGCCATCTCTTCACTGTATTGGGATCTGCTTTTTCATTAGCACAAATCTCTTTGAAGCTTAACCCCTTATTAAAATGGTACACAAATGAGGCTCGGCGACGAATATTTGAAGGCGTCTTCCCACTATTAATAATTCTAAATAGTAGTCTCTCTTCTCGCTCCGTCAGATCAATGACAATAGATGTTTTTCTTCCCATACAGTGATTCAAGAAAAAATCATGCTAAATTTAGGGGGTGTAGCACTAGCGACAACAGAGCATTGGTCGTTAAATCATGGGATGAATGTCTCTGTCAATACTGTTTACAGGCTAATGGATAAGGTTCATTCAGAGTATAAAGAGATATTACAACATCTTAGCTTCGAACACTCGAAACAAGTTTTAGAAGGCGAGGTGAATATTGCATTTTATGATGTAACCACTCTTTATTTTGAAACAGATCATCAAGATGATTTAAGAAAAACAGGCTTTTCAAAAGAGGGGAAACATCAAAATCCGCAAATTGTACTGGGCTTATTGGTTAGTAGAGGAGGCTATCCACTTGCTTACGAAATATTTGAAGGTAATAAGTTTGAAGGGCATACCATGTTGCCTATCGTGGATGAGTTCTGCAACAAATATAATATTACCAAGTTGGTAGTTGTTGCTGATTCAGGGCTCATGTCTAATAAAAATGTAAAAGAACTACTTAATAAAGGCTATGGATTTATTCTCGGAGCAAGAATTAAGAACATGAACAAAGAAGTCAAAGACCAAATATTAAACTTGACTTTGGGTAATGGAGAGTCTGCTGAAATAGCTCAACCTGATGGATTAAGGCTGATTATTACATATTCTGACAAAAGAGCCAAAAAGGATGGTAAAAACAGACAAAAAGGGCTTGATAAACTCAAGAAGAATATTGCATCAGGTAA is a window from the Persicobacter psychrovividus genome containing:
- a CDS encoding HAMP domain-containing sensor histidine kinase, which translates into the protein MKAGLRHRLMSFFVNEVAKPQEKDADHSLVRGGIIAAQLAILVQIGLSLFVSHDANLFLHLVFLGLMMLPYIFYLSREQGLAIEFFFLITNTYVFLVCQWSFQSTGISYFFFPILVQISLNHRKSEIIPFVIKLIVPIGSLLYCSYTVYFRANVALPLGVSELTVVWVNQILAMIYTGLLVYIKVSQDLQEHHKLEYMLEEKGKVEKSLLEQAEELNKVNEDLNQVVYQMSHSLRGPVASLSGLLRVIQNEPSFSDYKNYFDQFGHLIEKIDVFVTEVNNYHASQPSKKSELRAVCCDQLITEAREEGMRCNSDMGELIKFEANTQIPEGMQLPVLDIEIILFNLVQNAYRFHDRRKATPYVKVYLMVSNQQLIIKVRDNGLGIPEEGQTRIFERFFRTNYEFMTTGLGLNLVKRRVDALGGRINMVSELGVGSTFEVILPTFYEEITDGSSLHYHDIISR
- a CDS encoding DUF4270 family protein, which encodes MVVLVLFLSSCKDSQNPTFGFDPGFDPTDMHYVELHVPVQVFRYDSVRTSVNQSGRALVGTIKDPEFGTQKGSVYTMMRKSSKIIPTDAVYDSATLSLTGIYGYGDVFTSPLAISLHELKNTPDSTDRENRNFYTFDQVDYNSSSLLNRSIQVENEDATSNTVDSLYNLRMPDGYGIRLYNSAQVEQEDLDELSQKDFSTEFPGFAITDDRNTTNGMLGFNLDNSGIRVFYHTPTDTSNAVFSFSFFNSADTSFFANFTGIAQDYSGTPLAAMKDTLAFVDVNKDLGGDAYLKAGAGIFAALRTDSILADYQKAVESDSIQGGIMVNSAELLIPYDDTDVTDFKKEPNPILVYRADEDFRTLNSNLLPNDAVDPTLENPGENIVRLSPNTDKKYYKATITRYVQALLNGDMEEKNKLMLAPGPFHDQLEGLKIEGDQVVIRMYFTTGKKP
- a CDS encoding glycogen/starch synthase, with translation MSKLRILYVATEINPFLQTSQVADFVRKLPQEMQERGMEIRIMVPRFGLINERKNRLHEVVRLSGINIAVGEEEKPLVIKVASIPNARLQVYFIDNEDYFQRKSVFVDKENNLHADNDERAIFFCKGVIETVKKLGWEPDVVHCNDWMTGLIPMYLKTSYKNDPIFKNAKSVFTIYNNHLPQKFSQDIFEKIKMIDIEDEMLQAMSTDFEGFIKMGVEYADAVVKAEQDEYNDTLKGLFEGMTHKQIDTVEEENFLDKYYDIYNELVG
- the panC gene encoding pantoate--beta-alanine ligase, whose product is MLIINTISEIRAYVREQKRDGKAIGFVPTMGALHEGHLSLIKESTDRSLTTICSIFVNPTQFNNAEDLEKYPRTFEADVEMLERAGCAAVFAPTAEIMYPKGTPLGFDFSPLDQIMEGKFRPGHFSGVGLVVNKLFNIVQPDQAFFGEKDFQQLAIIRKMVYDLDMPVEIVGCPILREANGLAMSSRNRRLSEHAKNEIAPAINQALMSTAQCLRRLGSLEKGRKAFDNVMSQHPEMELEYLEIVDTATLETVERLKLGQKVTVCVAAYLEGVRLIDNRTFSI
- the panD gene encoding aspartate 1-decarboxylase, translating into MNIEVVKSKIHRVKVTQAELHYVGSITIDADLLDGANILEGEKVQIVNVNNGERIETYTIAGERGSGMVCLNGPAARRVQVGDIIIIISYGSMDFEEAKKGFKPSIVFPDGDNKIA
- a CDS encoding lysylphosphatidylglycerol synthase transmembrane domain-containing protein — translated: MKHLTTVIKYLISLSISLGLLYYVFKDIDFSELSSRATDLRYSWLLLSMALAIVSHIARAYRWNLMLKPLGHKNLSVFRTFLAVMVGYFGNLIIPRAGEVIRCGMLKRSDQVPVSTGVGSVVAERLLDLIMLLASVVLVIFLEFDKLYGFIIGLFSNKYDQHSAIVPILLILTGGFFTMVFLGIYLWKKQRTWLRKNALFLRVEAFIEQLSAGLMSIQSLENKTGFFLSTIVIWVMYFTMSYVIFFSTPITEHLTLRIGLAMFVMGGLGMAAPVQGGIGAYHWIVSQTLALYGMNLTDGVFFATVMHTTQTLMILIVGGLSLAVSLIMFQKKGEASSGESIISTS
- the rfaE2 gene encoding D-glycero-beta-D-manno-heptose 1-phosphate adenylyltransferase — encoded protein: MNTTANKIITWEQIEETMDAYRKAGERIVFSNGCFDILHLGHIDYLEKAREKGDRLVMGLNTDASVSKLKGPERPINNEYARARMLAALAFVDNVILFGEETPQLLIETVKPDVLVKGNDYTIDNIVGAPFVLERGGSVETVELVEGFSTTNMIEKIRKVGL
- a CDS encoding transposase — its product is MEQSDDVVTISVDEKTGIQAKQNIKITTAKSGQVKRVDPEYKRNGTTCLIAGLNIMDGEVTKYQLGQTRNEEDFCKFIESIIDKYPNKKIVFIADQLNTHKSESLVKLIADKVNYDSDLGKKGRCGVLKTMKSRMEFLEDKDHKIRFQYTPKHCSWLNQIENWFGRLQKHVIRNGQFNSVPNLERKITNYIEYYNERWKKPIEWCFGGF
- a CDS encoding helix-turn-helix domain-containing protein: MGRKTSIVIDLTEREERLLFRIINSGKTPSNIRRRASFVYHFNKGLSFKEICANEKADPNTVKRWLNKWDAINELDETQNKIGDTEFIRLIYEQLTDSKRSGRKPRLTAEEKIQVQTLSCQDPQDYDVPITEWSHESLSEQAKKMGIEISSSHVGRLLKKRIKSS